The Sporosarcina sp. Te-1 DNA window GAATTGCATTCGCTAGCTGAGTATTAAATTGATGATAAGAAGGTTCGTAAGGGATTTGGCAGGTATGGCCCCGTTACTAAAAGAGTTTGTTTTATGGGAAACTAGTGATGAGTATTAGATAAGCGGGCCAGTCACGAACGCGTGAGAAAATTTGGTACGCGAGAGCCGTCTTTAAAGAATATTAATCGTTACAGAAGGGACAAAGATTGACGCGATAAAACGTGCAAAAGAAAAAGGGCTTTCGGTTGCAACTAATGATTGAATTGAATCAAAATATACCGTATTGGATAACTGAAAAGGACCGCCCAAAGCCGCTACATACCATACGAAAATAATCCATAGTACATAGCATCAATAGAAGGATGGGATATTTTTTAGAAATGGTCAGCCTTCCTCTTTAACAAATCTAGTACTCTAAGATTAAAACCCCAACATACTCCCTCAACATCCAACCTTCCCACCCCACACCCCTTCCTGTATAATCAACCCAAACACCATCCGAAAGGCGGCGCCCTCATGCTCAAGATTTACCTGCTCCTCACCTTCACCATGCTAATCTGGGGCTTAAACCTACCCCTTGTCAAATACCTGCTCGGCTTCATGGATCCCGTCACCATGACCGCCTTCCGCATCCTGCTTGCAGGCATCACTGTATTTGCCATCCTGACGCCTCTTAAACTCGTACGCAAGCCAACGAAACAAGAATGGCTGTACATTCTCGGCGGCGCGTTGCTTAACGTCGTTCTTCATCATTACTTCATGAGCATAGGCCTATCCCGCACGACCGCAACAAACACGGGTCTTATCCTCGGAATGGGTCCCGTTCTGACCGCCATCTTCACCGCGCTCATCCTGCGTAACAATCCGACGAGAATTCAATGGTTGGGCGCTGCGATCGGGTTTGCTGGCATCGGTTCCGTCGTCTTTGCAGGTGGGGGAGGGGTGAGCGGCCTGGCGCTTGGAGATGCCTTTACCTTCATCAGCATCCTCGCTCAAGTGCTTTCATTTTTGGTTATCGCAAAAGCGGCCAGGACGCTGGATCCGCGACTCCTCACCGCGTACATGCTCGTCGTCGGGAGCTTTTTGCTCATAATTGTGAGCTTGTTCCAGGAACCCGGTCAAATCGAAGGATTTGCCACGGCACCGCCGCGCTTTTGGATCGCCTTTGCCGCGAGTGGTATGATCGGGTCCGCGGTCGGCCATATGCTGTACAATTATTCGGTAGGGAAGGTCGGCCCGGCGAAAGCTGCCATTTTCATGAACTTGAACACATTGTTCGGTCTCAGCGGCTCTGCCATCTTTCTTGGCGAAATCATCACCGTACGCCATTTATTCGGCTTTCTGTTCATTATTATCGGCGTCATTCTTGGCTCTGGAGCAGCAGAAGAATTATGGAAAAGAAAACAGAAGCCAGAACCCAACCCAAAAGAGCCGTCTTAACCCCGGCTCTTTCCACTCTACTAATCTGCCTACTTTTTAGTATAATCACATAAAAAGGAGGCAGATTGTATGAAACTACGAATCCAAGCAACCGCACTCGCCGCAACCCTCGCCCTTGCGACCCTGACCGCTCCGGCGCAGGCCGCCACATTTCAGGACGTTCCAAAGAGCCATTACGCTTATGAAGCGATCGATGTACTATCCGATAAAGGGATCGTCGGCGGCTATCCCGATGGAACATACGGCATCAACCAACCCGTCACCCGTGCTCAAGCAGCCAAGATCATTGCGCTTGCAGCCGGCATGAAACCCTCTGCCAATTTTCAACCGGACTTCCAGGATGTCTCCCCGGCGCACGGCTCGTACCAACATATCCGTGCCCTGACCGAACGAGGCATCTTCAATAACAGCGAACACTTCAACCCGAATGCGCCGCTTACCCGCGGACAGATGGCAAAGATCATCACCCTCGCCTACGACATCATCGTTGATGACAACGATCTGATCACCTTCCGAGATGTCAACCGGCTGAATGGCTATAAAGGCTATATCACAACAATCGCGGAGCTCGGCATCACCACGACAGCCCAAGGGGAGGCATTCAAACCGAATGACGACGTCACCCGCGCCCAAATGGCGGCCTTCGTTAAGCGTGCGATGGACTTCGACGCCAAGCGGAAATCTGGAGAAATCTATTATGATAAAACGCAGCAAAAGTACGTGGATAAGACGTATTCCATTCCCGAGCCGCCGCCTGCCGTTAAAGATGATACATTTGCGGCAGATACAATCAAACTAGTAAACAAAGAAAGAGCTTCACAAAAGCTGGCCGCCTTAAAGGTGGACACTGCACTCAACAAAATCGCCCAAACGAAAGCGGAAGATATGGTGAAGAACAACTACTTCGCCCACCTGTCACCGACATACGGCTCGGTCGGCACAATGCTCGACACATTCAAATACAGCTGGACCGCTTATGGAGAAAATATCGCCAAAGGCTACACCTCTCCAAATTCGGCAGTCGAAGGGTGGATGAGCTCCAAAGGCCACCGCGCCAACATTCTGCAATCGAAATTTACTAATATCGGCGCCGGCTATTCGACGGACGCAGACGGTACAACGTATTGGGTCCATATCTTCACGGCCAAATGAAACAGGGAAGGGGGGCGGCCCATGCTGCTCCCTGTCCTTCCATCCTTCCTCCCCACGAAATTCTACCAAACTATTTTCCTCGGACATGTCTTTAATGCAACAAAGCGGGTATAATCAATAACAAGGTTATTACGAAAAGGAGGAACCGGCGTGAAACAACTGCAAGCCATTCTATTCGCATTCATTGCCATATTACTATTCTCCCCGTCGGCCGAAGCGGCCCGGGTCGACGACATTAAATTCTTCGTTGAAAACTATTATTACGGCAAAATCCCGGACAACCTCGACTCCATGAAGACCGTCGATGAAGTGATCGACGCGCTCGACGAATACTCGCGCTACCTTTCGTCGGATGAATATACTTTTTACATGGCAGCAGTAGGGGCGGACGACCAGGCATCAGCCCATCTTGATGAGCCGGCCATTACGTCATCCATGCTGTACGGAAATGTCGGGTATATTAAGATCAAAACCTTCTCGGCTAAACTGAATCAGGAGATTATCGATCAATGGCTTGCCCTGAAAAAGAAAGGCGCAACGAAATTGATTCTCGACCTTCGCTATAATGGAGGCGGCTACGTCGACAGCGCCGAAAAATTCCTCGGCCATTTTCAGGGCGTGAAAGATGCGTATTACGTCACTACGCGGGAAGGCAGCCAAATGGTGAAGCCGATCCCGTCCAAGGTAAAATTCCCGAAGCAGACTTACATTTTGGTCAATCAATACTCGGCTTCCGCCTCTGAAATCGTGGCGGCATCCGTTATCGACCAAAACGCGGCCACGGTTGTCGGCGAACGGACAAAAGGGAAGGGGACGATCCAAACCTTCTTCGAATTTGAGGACGGTAGTGCCTTGAAACTGACAGTCGGCGAGTTCACCGGACCAAGCAAAACGAAAATCCATCAAAAGGGTGTTCAGCCGACCATCAAAACGAAACCGGGCCAGGAACTGACGACGATTCATGAACGCATATTGCATGATCATTTTGCCAACAATAAATACAAACCGCTAGACCTGCTCGACAAAGTGTCAGCAAGCAAAACCTTCTATCTTCATTTCACGCAACCGATGAACCTTCGCTCGTCCGAAACGTCCAATAAGGTAGAACTCGTGAAAATGGGGGGAGTTGCAGTCCCGATTAAGACAAGCATGAACAAAAACGGCCAGCTTGAAATTACGCCAGTGAAAAAGATGCAGCGCGGCGGCACCTATATGCTCGTAGTCCACCCCGGTTTGCCTGGCACATCGGGCCGGACTACGAAACAGGGAGTCTATTCACAAATCACGGTGCAATAACGTCTACTAAAGGGCGGGACCTTACCAAACACTTGGTCCAGGTCCGTCCGCTATGGTATACTATTCAAATGTGTAATGGGGTATCAACCAAGCGGAGGCACATCCGCAAAAGCAGTCCCACAAAGAAAGGAACATACCAATGGATAAGAAAATCTGCGTTGTCGGCCTCGGCTACATCGGCCTTCCGACAGCCGTCATGTTCGCCAACAGCGGCGTTCAAGTACATGGTGTCGACATTAACGAATCAGCTGTCAACATGATTGCCAATAAGCAATTACATATAGAAGAGAACGGTCTTCAAGAACGTCTTGACCGTGCCATCGACGAAGGGAAATTCACCGTTTCTACAACGCCGGTCGAAGCCGACGTCTACATCGTCGCCGTTCCGTCCCCGATCAACCCGGACAACACGGCCAATTTGGAATATATCCGCCAAGCGACGGCATCTATCGTGCCGTATTTGAAGCCGGGCGCACTTGTAATCTTGGAATCGACTGTGCCGCCAAAAACAGTTGAGAACATTATGCTGCCGGAGCTTCGCAAATCAAACCTGACACTTGGAGAAGACCTATTTGTCTCCCATTCACCAGAGCGTGTCATCCCGGGCAAGATTTTCGAAGAGCTCGTCAATAACGACCGGATCGTTGGCGGCATCACGCCGGAATCTGCACAAATGACAAAAGATCTCTATAAAACATTCGTCCAAGGGGAAATCCATTTGACAGACGCAACGACTGCAGAGCTCGTCAAAGTAATGGAAAACACCTACCGTGACGTCAATATCGCGTTCGCCAACGAATTGGCGAAAATCGCTGAAACAATCGGTGTGGACATTTGGGAAGCGATCCGTTTTGCGAACTTCCACCCGCGTGTCAACATCCACATGCCAGGACCTGGCGTCGGTGGACACTGTATCGCAGTTGACCCGTGGTTCCTCGTTGAATTAAACCCGGTCGAAGCGCAAATCATCCATAAAGCCCGTCTTACAAACGACAGCATGCCAGAATTCGTTGCAGAAAAGACGAAAGGCTTGCTTGATGATCAAAACATCAAAGACGGCAAAGTTGCCGTTCTCGGTCTAGCATTCAAAGGAAATGTTGACGACATGCGCGAAAGCCCGTCGCTCACAGTCATCAAAGAATTACAGGCACGCAACATTGATGTAAAATCATTTGATCCGCATATCAAAAATGCAAAACACGCGACACAACAAGATACACTCGAAGAAGCAATCGCGGACGTCGATTTGATTATCTTGACGACGGATCACGATGAATTCAAGCAGCTGAACCCGAACCATCTTGTGACGAAAACACCGAAGCCATTCATTTTAGACACGAAAAACGCGCTCGACCGGAACAAATGGGAGCAAGCGGGCTTCCATTACTACAAGCTCGGTGACGGCTCTCCGGTAGGTGTCTTCAGCTAAGATGAAAGAACAAATACTCGGCGTCAGCGTCAACACGGAAAGCTATGACGAACTTATACCGAAGGTTTTCAAAAACATCGAAGACAAGAAAAAGTCGCTCGTCGTCGCCATCAACCCTGAAAAGCTCATGAAGGCGAAAGACGATCCCGAACTAAAGGCGCTGCTGAACCGTGCGGAATTTCAAATTCCGGACGGCATCGGCGTCATCATTGCTTCGAAAATGAAAAAAGGCAACATCCGCTCCCGCGTCACGGGTGTCGACATGATGGACCGCATTGTCAGGGAAGCGGCGCGCACTGGAAAGAGAATCTTCCTGTATGGAGCAAAACCGGGCGTCGCAGATCAGGCAGCCGCGAAACTTTTGGAAACCTACCCGAACCTCATCGTAGCCGGTACACAAGACGGCTACGAAAAGGATACGGATAAAGTAATCCAAACAATCAATGAGGCAAAACCGGACATCCTATTCGTTGCCATGGGTTCCCCGAAGCAGGAACTATGGATTGAACAGTACCGGGATCAGCTCCACCCGATCCTCTACCAGGGGGTCGGCGGATCATTTGATGTCCTCGCCGGTAATATTAAACGGGCGCCGGCCGCTTTTCAAAAAGTCGGCGCTGAATGGCTGTACCGTCTAATAAAGGAACCAAGCCGCATCAAAAGGCAAATGGAGTTACCAAAATTCCTAGTAGAAATTCTTGCCGGAAAAAAATAAAACCATGCTTGTAATCTACTAAATAGGATGATAGAATACGTAAGTGTAAGGATAATTTCCTCTGTAGCATATATAACAAACGCCACGCAGGACGAAAACGGTTGGTTGACCGCACAAAAAGCCTTGAACAGCTCCCATCTGTTCAAGGCTTTTTGCATTCTCTCAAATTAATATTCCTACTCTAGTATGTTGAAATAACCGTCCATAGAATTTTACCCTAGTCATATTCCTTGTCTTTCCTGCATAACGTCAATACGAAGACAAGCACTACAAATCTATGTCAAATTGCACATTCTACTATGTTCGACAGAAAAAGCATAGAAATACTTGATATATATTTGAAATACGATAGAATAGTAGAAGCGGCGGATAATTTCAGAGCATTTCTACTCTATGTATCTGTAAGATTACTAATTTGTAATTGACATCCAAGCCGCGACTATCTATACTTTATTGTGTAATGCCTTCTACTTCCATTTTGCCGTGGGGTAGTTGACAAATTATTTTTTTCATTAAGAGGAGGAAATTATTCAATGGCTAACCAACCAACGAAGTATCGTAAGTTTGTAGTTGGCGCGGCATCAGCTGCTCTAGTAGCATCTGCAGTTGCACCAGTTGCAAGCGCGAAGCAATTTTCTGACAGCAAAGGGAACACACATGAAGCAGCAATCGATGCACTATCTGATGCTGGTATCATCACTGGTTACCCAGACGGCACATTCCAGCCGAACAAAACGTTGACTCGTTCTGACGTTGTTAAATTAATGGGTAAATGGCTTGTATCAAAAGGATATGCAATTCCTTCCGATGCAGTTTCTAACCCACGTTTCGCTGACTTGAAATCTACTTCCAACAAAGAGCTTCTTGAGTATGCTGCAGTTGTAAAAGACAACGGCGTATTCGTAGGAACTCCAGACGGCAAGCTAGATCCAGCTGGCAACATCACTCGTGAAAACATGGCAATCGTACTAGTTCGTGCGTTCGACCGTGTTAACGACATCGACCTCGCTACATACGTGGCAGGACAAGATTTCAAGAAAGACGTAACTGACCTAGGCACAGCGAAAGCTGAAGCTCGTCCAGCAATCGACGTTCTTGACTTCTTCGATATCACGAACCCAGCTGCACCAGCATTCAACCCTAAAAACACAACAACTCGCGGACACTTTGCGACATTCCTACACAAATTCATCACAGCTGATCTTTCTGATGTAGCTCCTGGTACAGTTGTAGGCAACGCAGCAGTAAAAGCTGTAAACGCAACTACTGTTGAAGTTACATTCAAAGACGCAGTTGAAAACGTAAACTCTTTGAACTTCACAATCGAAGGTTTGACTGTTTCTAACGCAGCAGTTAAGCAATCCGACAACAAAACAGTTGTTTTGACAACTGCAGTTCAAGAAGGCGGTAAAGAATACACTGTTTCTCTTGACGGAAAAGAAATCGGTAAATTCAAAGGCGTTTCTGCAGTAGTTCCTACTAAGATTGATATCACTACTCAATCTGTACAAGGAAAAACTGGTCAACAAGCAATCCTTTCTGCTGACGTAGGCGTGAAACAAGCAGGTATCCCTGTAACGTTCAACGTTAAAGCTGATACAAACAATACGCTTAACAAAGACCAAGTGTTTGAAGCGGTAACAAACGAAGATGGTATCGCAACATTCTCTTACACACAATACGCTGCAGGTACTGACGAAGTGGTAGCTTACCCAACAGGTGCTCCAACTGTACGTAGCCATGCATTCGTATTCTGGGGTGTTGATACAATCCTTACGATTGAATCAACTGATAAGAAAGGTAACAGTGTTAACAACGGTGAAGATAAGACTTACAAGTTAACTTATCTAGATCCTAAGACTGGCAAGCCAGTTGCGAACCAAAAGTTCTTTGTAACTTTTGAAGAGAATGTGAACGTAAATGTTGACAAGGCATCAAAAGCTACAGTAAATGGTGTAAATCCTCGCCAATTGTTGAACAATGCAGATCCTGTAGTTGCTGAAGTTACTACAGATGCAAAAGGTGAAGCAGTATTCGTAGTATCAGGTTCTAACACTGCGGTCACTCCAATTGTCTTTATCGATAATGGAGGAAGAGATGCAGCTAAATACGTACGTGAAAAGTATGAAGCAAATAAACTTCAAGCAAGAGCTGAAAAAGTTACTTTTGCAGCAATTCAATCCGAGTACACTATTGATGTTACACGTGATGGTTTAGAAGAAGCGGCAGTTGGTCGTGAAAATGGCCGTGATTACAAAGTAACAGTAAAAACTAAAGACGGTAAAGTAGCAGCGAATGAAATTGTAAACGTTGCATTCAATGAAGATATTGATCGCAATATCAATACAGTCACTGGCGCACAATTCATTAAGCTTGATTCAAATGATGAGCCATACTTTGTAAAAGAAAGAGTAATTCAAGTTAAGACAGATTCAAAAGGTGAAGCAGAATTCACAATCGGAAGCGATGATAATAAAGATTATGCAACACCAATCGTTTGGATTGATGTAAATTCTCCTGACGCAAAAGACGGTAACTTGGATGAAGGCGAAACATTTAAAATCGCTCCAATTTCCTACTTTGCAGAAGCAAAACTTACGACTGGAGCTGTAGAAGCTCGAGAACTTTCTGGTAAAAAGGTTCCTAGAACTGGGAAATCTGCATTTGCTGGAAATGAGCCAGCAGTATTTACATTTATTGCAGCTAACCAAAGCGGAAAAGAATTTAAAAATCTCTCTGGAACTGGATACAATGAAGTTACAGCTACATTCACTGTTTCTAACACAGGAGAAAATAACATTCTAGTAAGAGAAACAACTAGCACTGGTTCTATTAAAGAAACAACTGTCGCTCCAAACCGTAATTACACAACTGGCACAATTAAAAATTTCGAAAAGCCTTCGATTGAAGTTGTATCAATTGGCGATAAGAATGCATCTGTAAAAGTATCAGCGAGCGGAACAGCAGTACCAGCAACATCTAACTCTAACCTACGCCCAATTAATCTTGGAAGCCATTCAGCTGAGGCTAAGTTTGAATCCTCTAAGAATGTTGGAACAGAGCATGTTGGTATCGTTACAAGCTTCAATAAGGATACAAAGAAAATCACATTTGCCGGTAAGAATGCATTAAGCTATAAAGATAAAGTTGCTACATTCTTTGACGAGACTTCTGGATTCTCCAAAACACTTACTGAAACTGAGTTTGCTAACAAACTTGCGGATGAAACAAAAGTATCCAATGTAAGATTGCTTATCAATGGAGATAACTATAAATTCGTTCTTACAAGCCAAGCAGTTAAAGGTGCTGACGTAACAGTCTTTAGCGCACAAGCAAATGACGTTAACGGAGATGGAATTGCTGACTCAGTAGAATTGACATTCAGCAAAGCAGTCAATGCTGATATCTTGAAAGCTTCTGACTTTAACTTCCTTGGTGGAGTTGTAAAAGCTGAAGCGATTGATAAAGTAGCTAGCGATGATAAAAAGGTTACTATTAAAATCAACGGTGCAAGCGGATTGGCAGTACCTGTACTTGAGTACAGCGCTGTATCATATCTTGCAGCTGATTATGGTGACTTGAAGGCTGGTTCTGTTCCAGTAACTGCGGCAACTGAGTCGACATTATTGGCGGCAGCAAAATCAGCGGTTACTTCTGCAGAAACACTTAAAACTCAAGCAGCTGTTGATACTGCACAAGGATTAATCGATGGATTGCCAAGCAGCAATGCTAAGACTGACCTTCAAACTCGCCTTAATGTAGTTAAAGCAGGTCTTGTGGAAGGTGAAGCACTAGTTAAAGCTGCTGAATTAGCAGTGACTGCTGCAGAACAACTTAATACACAAGCTGCTTATGATGATGCTAATGCAAAAGTAACTGCATTACCTACTGGTACTGCGAAAACTGATTTGCAAGCACGTTTAGCTAAAGTTAAAGGTCAAATCGACGTGAATGCAGAAGCGGCTAAGATTGCTGATTTTGCTCCAGCAGCAGCAGCGGCTGACACAGAAGCACTTCCAACGGTACCTGCTGGCTATTCAATTAAAGTGAAGTCAACTTCGGCACCTGCTATTTATGATATGGATGGTAAAATTCAATCAGATGGCACATCAAATGTTGTTTATACAATCACTCATGATGCAACAGGAAAAACTGCTGATACAGCTGAAGTTAAAGTAACTGTTGACGTATTGTAATATTACTAGACTGTTTTAACAGTTAGTGAAAGTGAAAAGGGTTGTCCGGAAAGTCAGTAAAATGACTTTCCGTGACGATCCTTTTTTATCGCTTATTATTGGTATGGTGTTTAGGTTGTTCTCGAGGGTGAAAACAGGAGACTTAAGATTTTTGTTTGAAATAATTCCCAAAAGATAAAGTTATATCATAAGCAACTACAGCATGAGTTTGGTATTGTACTGATCTCATGCTTTTTTAGGTGCGCCCAGCATGGGCGTAGTCTATAGGGTGCAAGTCCCGGAGCTGTGAAGGCAGAAGTAGCAGTTAGCTTAACGGTAGGGTGTCCATGGTGACATGGAATCTGAAGGAAGCGGGCGGCAAATTTCCGGTCTGAGGGACACGAACTTCATATAAGGCTATGTACGATTGGGTGAGTTTGCCTAACAAAACAAAGCCCTTTCTGCTGAAGGTTGTATGTAGTAAATGAAGCAGATAGATGGAGGGAAAGACTACGCTCTTACCTGGGGAGGTCTGATTGATACGCTAAGTACACTTGGTAACCTATCCAGTGATGGATAGCTGAACAATCAGAAGTCAGCAGAAGCCATAGTACCATTCGAACTCGAGAAGAATGGGAAGGGCCGAACGATTAAGAAAGAACAACGTCTTGGCATTCAGTAACCTGCGTGGAACACAGATAACCGATAAGGTATGCTTGAAGAAGGAAGTGGTGAATCCCATGGGGGACTTCGAGATGGTGGAGTAGGACTGGCATAAGAAGAAGCGTTGTTCACGGAAAGAGGCGTCACATATGTTGATGGAGCGAATACTTTCACGGGACAATCTGCTTTCTGCCCTGAAACGGGTGGAAAGCAATAAAGGGAGCCACGGTGTTAATGAAATGCCCGTAGGGTACATACAGGAGGTACATCGCTGGGTTGTCGATATCGACTTGGAGAAATTCTTTGACAAAGTGAGCCATGACAAACTCATTGTACACTTACGAAACGAATCAAAGATGCCGATGACTGCAATATCTACGTGAAAATACAGAAGGTAGGTAACCGAGTTATGGACTCCCTTACTACATTTATTGAAGGGAAACATAAGTTGAAAGTGACTCTGAACAAGTCCGTAGTTGACCGTCCATGGAAGAGGAAGTTTCTAGGCTTCAGTTTCACAAATGGTAAAGAACCGAAGGTTCGCATTGCCAAAGAGAGTGTGAAACGAATGAAGAGTAAAATCCGCGAGATTAACTTCGAGGAAGAAACCTTACTCGATGGAATATCGAATCAAGAAACTCAATCAGTATTTGATGGAGTGGTGCGAATGTTTTGCCTTGGCGGATACGCCAAGCGTGTTCATTACAATTGATTCCTGGATTAAGCGAAGGCTTCGGATGTGTACGTGGAAGAACTGGAAGAAACCAAGTACGAAGGTGAGGAAACTCATTGGGTTAGGCGTTCCGAAGGGAAAAGCAAATGAATGGGGCAACTCACGCAAAAGCTACTGGAGAATATTCAAAAGTCCGATACTACACAGAACCCTTGGAAACTCCTATTGGAGTTCCCAAGGGCTCAAAAGTCTGATATTACGTTACGAAACTTTGCGTCAACAATCTTAATTAACCGCCGTATACCGAATGGTACGTACGGTGGTGTGAGAGGTCGGGAGTTAATCACTCCCTCCTACCCGATTATGAATAGCATGGGAGTCGTATATTCTACAGGATCCAACTCCTAAGATGTTAAGGCAGAAATAATAACTCAACTAAAAGAAAGGTGCAATGTAGATTTTTAAGGTCCACCAAGCAAAGGGTGGTAGGCAATTGAAATAAACACACAACAGCTGTCCACTTTCTTAACTGAAGTCCAAATTATCTAAAGGATTAAATCCTTTACGAACGAAAACCGGTCTTAGAATTAAATTAGTACCTAATCGGACAAATCTTGAGTTGTTTGATTGAGCAGAAGTGATACAAGATGTCCCGAAGTAAGTAAAACTTAGGTCTTTAATATATCGAAGGGTTATAAAGTAGAATACCCACTGTATTTTGCAAGATAAAAGTGGCTCTTACGGGAACTTAGGGAGATGACTTTTGGGATGCTAGATTGATATAATGAAAAGAAAGGGAGTGCTTGACGATGAACCTTCTTACCTGGATACCTCCTGATTCTTCCCTAAAACTGCTTCACGCCGAGTCTGTCTCCGACACGATCCGACTGATTGTCCAAAGCACACCCGGTCCTCCTCCTGCTGTCCCACTTGTTCTCAGCTCAGTACCCGACTCCATAGCCGTTATACCCGAAAGCTGCAGGACGAGCCTTTCAATGGTCGCCCCGTGGAACTGTTAGTGCTCTCTAGAAAATGCTTCTGTGTACATGCGGACTGTTCGGTGAAGGTCTTTACAGAGAGATTTGAAGGACTATCGCCCAATCGACGTCGCACCAAACGCGCCGAAGACATCCTTCGGAAAATCGCGTTCTCCACTAGCTGCCTCACTGCGGAGAAGATCGCCCATGCCATCCATTTGCCCGCCAGCCACGATGCTCTGTTGTCGCTGATCTACCGGACAGAAATCACACCCGAGGTGTCGCCCTTTCCTGGGGATTGATGACTTCGCCTTTCGTAAGGGACATACGTACGGTACGATGATCTGCGATCATCAGCAGGGGATTCCCCTAGCCCTGCTGCCCGACCGCCTGCCCGAAACCGTCACTGCCTGGCTGGAGCGCCATCCTTC harbors:
- a CDS encoding S-layer homology domain-containing protein, which encodes MANQPTKYRKFVVGAASAALVASAVAPVASAKQFSDSKGNTHEAAIDALSDAGIITGYPDGTFQPNKTLTRSDVVKLMGKWLVSKGYAIPSDAVSNPRFADLKSTSNKELLEYAAVVKDNGVFVGTPDGKLDPAGNITRENMAIVLVRAFDRVNDIDLATYVAGQDFKKDVTDLGTAKAEARPAIDVLDFFDITNPAAPAFNPKNTTTRGHFATFLHKFITADLSDVAPGTVVGNAAVKAVNATTVEVTFKDAVENVNSLNFTIEGLTVSNAAVKQSDNKTVVLTTAVQEGGKEYTVSLDGKEIGKFKGVSAVVPTKIDITTQSVQGKTGQQAILSADVGVKQAGIPVTFNVKADTNNTLNKDQVFEAVTNEDGIATFSYTQYAAGTDEVVAYPTGAPTVRSHAFVFWGVDTILTIESTDKKGNSVNNGEDKTYKLTYLDPKTGKPVANQKFFVTFEENVNVNVDKASKATVNGVNPRQLLNNADPVVAEVTTDAKGEAVFVVSGSNTAVTPIVFIDNGGRDAAKYVREKYEANKLQARAEKVTFAAIQSEYTIDVTRDGLEEAAVGRENGRDYKVTVKTKDGKVAANEIVNVAFNEDIDRNINTVTGAQFIKLDSNDEPYFVKERVIQVKTDSKGEAEFTIGSDDNKDYATPIVWIDVNSPDAKDGNLDEGETFKIAPISYFAEAKLTTGAVEARELSGKKVPRTGKSAFAGNEPAVFTFIAANQSGKEFKNLSGTGYNEVTATFTVSNTGENNILVRETTSTGSIKETTVAPNRNYTTGTIKNFEKPSIEVVSIGDKNASVKVSASGTAVPATSNSNLRPINLGSHSAEAKFESSKNVGTEHVGIVTSFNKDTKKITFAGKNALSYKDKVATFFDETSGFSKTLTETEFANKLADETKVSNVRLLINGDNYKFVLTSQAVKGADVTVFSAQANDVNGDGIADSVELTFSKAVNADILKASDFNFLGGVVKAEAIDKVASDDKKVTIKINGASGLAVPVLEYSAVSYLAADYGDLKAGSVPVTAATESTLLAAAKSAVTSAETLKTQAAVDTAQGLIDGLPSSNAKTDLQTRLNVVKAGLVEGEALVKAAELAVTAAEQLNTQAAYDDANAKVTALPTGTAKTDLQARLAKVKGQIDVNAEAAKIADFAPAAAAADTEALPTVPAGYSIKVKSTSAPAIYDMDGKIQSDGTSNVVYTITHDATGKTADTAEVKVTVDVL